From a region of the Microterricola gilva genome:
- a CDS encoding SGNH/GDSL hydrolase family protein, protein MFTSYAAIGDSFTEGMGDELPDGSVRGWADFVAIGLSRAAVAAGGEPIGYANLAIRGRKLAPLIEEQLAPAIAMKPALLSLNGGGNDIMRPKILIDDVADKLVAAAQTATDAGIHVLLLSGGNPAKNMPLGSLMQRRGDELAEAVRARGPHAGVTFVDNWADEELTDIRYWSADKIHLNAIGHARVAGNVLRGLGITVPEQWGIDEDAVARASRRNTLGYYREYVVPWIGRRLTGRSSGDGRAPKRATLLPVTIEDHAA, encoded by the coding sequence ATGTTCACGAGTTACGCGGCGATCGGCGACAGCTTCACGGAGGGCATGGGCGACGAGCTGCCGGACGGCAGCGTGCGCGGCTGGGCCGACTTCGTCGCGATCGGCCTCTCCCGGGCGGCCGTGGCCGCCGGCGGGGAACCCATCGGCTACGCCAACCTCGCCATCCGCGGCCGCAAGCTCGCGCCGCTGATCGAGGAGCAGCTCGCCCCCGCCATTGCCATGAAGCCGGCGCTGCTCAGCCTGAACGGCGGCGGCAACGACATCATGCGTCCGAAGATCCTGATCGACGATGTCGCCGACAAACTCGTCGCCGCCGCCCAGACGGCGACGGATGCCGGCATCCACGTCTTGTTGCTGAGCGGCGGCAATCCGGCCAAGAACATGCCGCTCGGCAGCCTCATGCAGCGGCGGGGCGACGAGCTCGCCGAGGCCGTGCGGGCGCGCGGGCCCCACGCCGGAGTCACCTTCGTCGACAACTGGGCCGATGAGGAACTCACCGACATCCGTTACTGGTCGGCGGACAAGATCCACCTGAATGCGATCGGCCACGCCAGGGTCGCCGGCAACGTGCTGCGCGGCCTCGGCATCACCGTGCCTGAGCAGTGGGGCATCGACGAGGACGCCGTCGCGCGGGCCAGCCGCCGCAACACGCTCGGTTACTACCGCGAGTACGTCGTGCCGTGGATCGGGCGTCGACTCACCGGTCGGTCATCCGGCGACGGCCGCGCGCCCAAGCGGGCGACGCTGCTGCCCGTCACGATCGAGGACCACGCCGCGTGA
- a CDS encoding DUF1918 domain-containing protein, translating to MQAAAGERILIRSKTVGGSERHGEILEVRGADGQPPYLVRFDDGHESLVFPGADSVIEHAPAR from the coding sequence ATGCAGGCAGCAGCAGGCGAACGTATTCTCATCCGCAGCAAGACGGTCGGCGGATCGGAGCGCCACGGCGAGATCCTCGAGGTGCGCGGCGCAGACGGCCAGCCACCGTATCTCGTGCGGTTCGACGACGGTCACGAGAGTCTCGTGTTCCCGGGTGCCGACAGTGTGATCGAGCACGCGCCAGCCCGGTGA
- a CDS encoding glycoside hydrolase family 36 protein produces MLLEDHQLQSIQWTELSRGISFGVDGGCLVEAVERLGLVDIVTVSIVPGGQIVLEAPLGNAAAYWHPCFDPGDSLPADWAGRERFSAVRSAPIGVLVDANGQSSFAFSFDCLTQEGEIEFGASEEAKTFVVRLAITDGLAAARSTVRLAVVAPELAHEQAVRELSVLLHDGIAGRQASEIAREPVYSSWYAYSQQISHDVIMRNASVASGIGCKSVFLDDGWQKFGDGRWYAGCGDWVPDTAKFPDLRGTVAELNAAGLQAVMWIAPFLIGEQSAAYSGLARYATHYSEHLRTWVLDPRHREVREHLVAVCTRLMRDYALDGLKIDFLNDVMNYAGTPSTGDVPDVGDAMTLVLSEIAQALESVRPGSLIEFRQPYISPAVAPFADVIRANDCPADADQNRRSTLNLRLLAISQVVHSDPIMWDPSAPVEAVSRQLLNVFFSVPQISMPLDVLPEAHRARAAELLTQWRALRDVLLGGELSVGLPNEGYPVVSSRLGSTLVVAAYQPRLLDLDLEGVSELVILNSTASSALPYTVFGDVPPVGSALAEGETAARVVEFAERGFVEVPAWGITRITLGA; encoded by the coding sequence GTGCTACTTGAAGACCACCAGCTCCAGTCCATCCAGTGGACGGAGCTCTCCCGAGGCATCAGCTTCGGCGTCGACGGGGGGTGTCTCGTCGAGGCCGTCGAGCGCCTCGGACTCGTCGACATCGTCACCGTGAGCATCGTGCCAGGCGGGCAGATCGTGCTCGAGGCCCCGCTCGGCAACGCCGCTGCGTACTGGCACCCCTGCTTCGACCCCGGAGACTCCCTCCCGGCCGACTGGGCCGGTCGCGAACGCTTCAGTGCCGTGCGTTCCGCACCGATCGGCGTGCTCGTCGACGCGAACGGCCAGAGCAGTTTCGCCTTCTCCTTCGACTGCCTGACCCAGGAGGGTGAGATCGAGTTCGGTGCGTCGGAGGAGGCGAAGACCTTCGTCGTGCGCCTGGCCATCACCGACGGCCTCGCCGCCGCGCGCAGCACGGTTCGACTCGCCGTCGTCGCCCCCGAGCTCGCCCACGAGCAGGCCGTGCGCGAGCTCTCGGTGCTCCTGCACGACGGCATCGCCGGCCGCCAGGCCAGCGAGATCGCCCGCGAGCCCGTCTACTCGAGCTGGTACGCGTACTCGCAGCAGATCTCGCACGACGTCATCATGCGCAACGCGTCCGTCGCGAGCGGGATCGGCTGCAAGTCGGTGTTCCTCGACGACGGCTGGCAGAAGTTCGGCGACGGCCGGTGGTACGCCGGCTGCGGTGACTGGGTGCCGGACACCGCGAAGTTCCCCGACCTGCGTGGCACGGTCGCCGAGCTGAACGCAGCCGGCCTGCAGGCCGTGATGTGGATCGCCCCCTTCCTGATCGGTGAGCAGAGCGCCGCCTACTCCGGCCTCGCCCGCTACGCGACCCACTACTCCGAGCACCTGCGCACCTGGGTGCTCGACCCGCGCCACCGCGAGGTGCGCGAGCACCTGGTGGCCGTGTGCACCCGCCTGATGCGGGACTACGCGCTCGACGGGCTGAAGATCGACTTCCTGAACGACGTCATGAACTACGCCGGAACGCCATCGACCGGTGACGTCCCGGACGTCGGCGACGCCATGACGCTGGTGCTGAGCGAGATCGCGCAGGCGCTTGAGAGCGTGCGCCCCGGTTCGCTGATCGAGTTCCGTCAGCCGTACATCTCGCCGGCCGTCGCACCGTTCGCCGACGTCATCCGGGCCAACGACTGCCCGGCGGATGCCGACCAGAACCGTCGCTCGACGCTGAACCTGCGGTTGCTCGCGATCTCCCAGGTGGTCCACTCCGACCCCATCATGTGGGACCCGAGCGCGCCGGTCGAGGCCGTGTCCAGGCAGCTGCTCAACGTGTTCTTCTCCGTTCCGCAGATCTCGATGCCGTTGGACGTGCTGCCCGAGGCCCACCGTGCGCGGGCCGCTGAGCTGCTGACGCAGTGGCGAGCGCTGCGCGATGTGCTGCTCGGCGGCGAGCTCAGTGTCGGGCTTCCCAATGAGGGCTACCCCGTCGTCTCCTCGCGCCTCGGCTCGACGCTCGTCGTCGCCGCCTACCAGCCGCGTCTGCTCGACCTCGACCTCGAGGGCGTCAGCGAGCTCGTGATCCTGAACTCGACGGCGTCCAGCGCACTGCCGTACACAGTGTTCGGCGACGTTCCCCCGGTCGGCTCCGCGCTGGCCGAGGGTGAGACCGCTGCCCGCGTTGTCGAGTTCGCCGAGCGCGGCTTCGTCGAGGTGCCGGCCTGGGGCATCACCCGCATCACGCTCGGCGCATAG
- a CDS encoding carbohydrate ABC transporter permease encodes MTTALKTPVPTRAEKAQAPKRRRSSAGYPRITPYLFLLPMILLFVGFKLYPYISAFWLSLTKNVGGDVQFAGLANYTRLLQDPLFFTALGNTGIILLVQVPIMLVLAILLAVAFNSAILKWRAFWRTSYFVPIVMGLVAYGILFRALLNTNEGFVNYLIGFIGIGPIPWLGDPMWAKVSIVIAMTWHYTGQNAIIYLAQMQSIGGELYEAAHVDGASAFQRFWHVTLPGLRPAIVLTVILSTIGTLQLFDEPYVLTNGGPDNATLTVGMYLYQNGFKYFDFGYASAIGYALTIIIGVISLIQLRLFKEKS; translated from the coding sequence ATGACAACTGCTCTCAAGACCCCGGTGCCGACGCGCGCCGAGAAGGCGCAGGCGCCCAAACGCCGACGCTCATCGGCCGGGTACCCGCGGATCACCCCCTACCTGTTCCTGTTGCCGATGATCCTGCTGTTCGTCGGCTTCAAGCTCTATCCGTACATCTCGGCGTTCTGGCTGAGCCTGACGAAGAACGTCGGCGGCGACGTGCAATTCGCAGGGCTCGCGAACTACACGCGCCTCCTGCAGGACCCGCTGTTCTTCACCGCGCTCGGCAACACCGGGATCATCCTGCTCGTGCAGGTGCCGATCATGCTCGTGCTCGCGATCCTGCTGGCCGTCGCCTTCAACTCGGCGATCCTGAAGTGGCGCGCATTCTGGCGCACCTCCTACTTCGTGCCGATCGTGATGGGCCTTGTCGCCTACGGAATTCTGTTCCGGGCGCTGCTCAACACGAACGAGGGCTTCGTCAACTACCTGATCGGCTTCATCGGCATCGGGCCGATCCCGTGGCTCGGCGACCCGATGTGGGCGAAGGTCTCCATCGTCATCGCGATGACCTGGCACTACACCGGTCAGAACGCCATCATCTACCTCGCCCAGATGCAGTCCATCGGCGGCGAGCTCTACGAGGCCGCGCACGTCGACGGCGCCAGCGCATTCCAGCGCTTCTGGCACGTGACACTGCCAGGACTCCGCCCGGCGATCGTGCTCACCGTCATCCTCTCGACGATCGGCACCCTGCAGCTCTTCGACGAGCCATACGTGCTCACCAACGGCGGGCCGGACAATGCGACGCTCACGGTCGGCATGTACCTGTACCAGAACGGTTTCAAGTACTTCGACTTCGGCTACGCCTCGGCAATCGGCTACGCGCTGACCATCATCATCGGCGTCATCTCGCTGATCCAACTGCGTCTGTTCAAGGAGAAGTCCTGA
- a CDS encoding cation:proton antiporter encodes MEPIVLVVIAVALIVGAAVLGKKTGIASVLLLLVIGIGIGYIPGVPPVDIDPEWILAGVLPLLLYSSAVNVPFTDFRRNLRAITGLSVTLVIVTAVISGLVLLLLLPGLGLAAAIALGAVISPTDAVAATSIAKRLGLPNRLVAVLEGESLVNDASALVLLRSALAATAGTVTLLGVAADFVYATALAIGIGLVVGFVTVWIRARISEPVVTTTISFAIPFIAFVPAEHFGASGVIAVVTAGLVTGHRGASRFAANQRISDHTNWATVQFILEHAVFLLMGLELHAFVEDVAGSPGGVPFAVLLGLVLTATVVVVRFLFVIPQLAVLRRWERRSVEASDRHLDEVREVIDATPAETPSQARRKRGLQRRVSKHEADSDFYRAEGLQWRESLVISWAGMRGVVTLAAAQSLPAETPFRSTLILVAFVVAVVTLFGLGGTLPIVIRRTKITGTGEEARMQEIRELLETVNRAAVAVLDDPEKTRIDGTAVDPAIVAGLRARYERPARTEIAEDAASQIDARSQMLILDERMRETARAELLDARALGSFSSEAITAVQRLLDIEESRFDAF; translated from the coding sequence ATGGAACCGATCGTGCTCGTCGTCATCGCTGTCGCCTTGATCGTCGGCGCCGCGGTGCTCGGCAAGAAGACCGGGATCGCCTCCGTGCTGCTCCTGCTCGTCATCGGCATCGGCATCGGCTACATCCCCGGCGTCCCCCCTGTGGACATCGACCCGGAGTGGATCCTGGCCGGTGTCCTGCCGCTGCTGCTCTACTCCTCCGCCGTGAACGTGCCGTTCACCGACTTTCGGCGCAACCTCCGCGCGATCACGGGCCTCTCGGTGACGCTCGTCATCGTGACGGCGGTGATCAGCGGCCTGGTGCTCCTGCTGCTGCTGCCCGGTCTCGGACTTGCAGCCGCGATCGCCCTCGGCGCCGTCATCAGCCCGACGGATGCCGTCGCCGCCACGTCGATCGCCAAGCGGCTCGGCCTGCCGAACCGACTCGTCGCCGTGCTCGAGGGCGAGAGCCTCGTCAACGACGCGAGCGCGCTGGTGCTGCTGCGGTCGGCGCTCGCCGCCACGGCCGGCACCGTCACCCTCCTTGGCGTTGCGGCCGACTTCGTCTACGCGACCGCGCTCGCCATCGGTATCGGACTCGTGGTGGGCTTCGTCACCGTGTGGATCAGGGCACGGATCAGCGAGCCGGTGGTGACGACAACCATCTCCTTCGCGATCCCATTCATCGCCTTCGTGCCGGCGGAGCACTTCGGGGCCTCCGGCGTGATCGCCGTCGTCACGGCCGGACTCGTCACCGGCCACCGCGGCGCCAGCCGCTTCGCCGCGAACCAGCGCATCAGCGATCACACCAACTGGGCAACGGTGCAGTTCATCCTCGAGCACGCCGTGTTCCTGCTGATGGGCCTCGAGCTGCACGCCTTCGTCGAGGACGTCGCAGGCTCCCCCGGTGGCGTGCCGTTCGCCGTGCTGCTCGGGCTGGTGCTCACCGCGACGGTCGTCGTCGTGCGCTTCCTCTTCGTCATCCCGCAGCTCGCGGTGTTGCGGCGCTGGGAGCGCAGATCCGTCGAGGCCAGCGACAGGCACCTGGACGAGGTGCGCGAGGTCATCGACGCAACCCCGGCGGAGACGCCGAGCCAGGCGCGACGCAAGCGCGGCCTGCAACGCCGGGTCAGCAAGCACGAAGCCGACAGCGACTTCTACCGGGCAGAAGGTCTGCAGTGGCGCGAGAGCCTCGTGATCTCGTGGGCGGGCATGCGCGGCGTTGTGACGCTCGCCGCGGCCCAGTCGCTGCCGGCGGAGACGCCGTTCCGCAGCACGCTGATCCTCGTCGCCTTCGTCGTCGCGGTCGTGACGCTGTTCGGGCTCGGTGGAACACTGCCGATCGTCATCCGCAGAACGAAGATCACCGGGACCGGAGAGGAGGCCCGGATGCAGGAGATCCGCGAGCTGCTTGAAACCGTGAACCGGGCGGCCGTTGCCGTGCTCGACGACCCGGAGAAGACACGGATCGACGGAACCGCCGTCGATCCGGCCATCGTCGCCGGGCTCCGCGCCCGCTACGAGAGGCCGGCGCGGACCGAGATCGCCGAGGACGCCGCGAGCCAGATCGATGCCCGATCGCAGATGCTCATCCTCGACGAGCGGATGCGTGAGACGGCGAGGGCCGAACTGCTCGACGCCCGCGCCCTCGGCAGCTTCAGCTCGGAGGCGATCACCGCCGTGCAGCGTCTGCTCGACATCGAGGAATCACGCTTCGACGCGTTCTGA
- a CDS encoding carbohydrate kinase family protein yields MTLPGHVFIGGPCSWNQIVQLDELPAATPHMQFADTDWHTVGGTSAGKALHLSELGVPLTLSTVLGDDAAGDRLRSLLGGIDGIELLAATVPGRSERHLNLMDRTGGRVSLYLSTPGTPSQADAAAAAAALRSARVAVLDLAEPSLPLLAEARAAGVPVWTDIHDYDGQAAFHRPFIDAASAVFMNADKIGDPLAFAGSLVAAGATLVVCTLGADGAVAVDENGVEHRVAAAAVPRIVDTNGAGDAFFAGFLAASLGRPDDVPAALAAGAEQAARALGSTHLSPLLDAALG; encoded by the coding sequence GTGACACTGCCTGGCCACGTCTTCATCGGCGGGCCGTGTTCCTGGAACCAGATCGTGCAGCTCGACGAGCTGCCGGCCGCCACCCCGCACATGCAGTTCGCCGACACCGACTGGCACACCGTCGGCGGGACCTCGGCTGGCAAGGCGCTGCACCTGTCCGAGCTGGGCGTTCCGCTCACGCTCAGCACGGTGCTCGGCGACGATGCGGCCGGCGACCGTTTGCGCTCCCTGCTCGGCGGCATCGACGGCATCGAGCTGCTGGCGGCCACCGTGCCGGGCCGGAGCGAACGCCACCTCAACCTGATGGACCGAACGGGCGGCCGCGTCTCTCTCTACCTGAGCACGCCGGGAACCCCGAGCCAGGCGGATGCCGCGGCGGCGGCCGCCGCCCTCCGCTCCGCGCGCGTCGCCGTGCTCGACCTGGCGGAGCCCAGCTTGCCGCTGCTCGCAGAGGCCAGGGCAGCCGGTGTGCCGGTGTGGACCGACATCCACGACTACGACGGCCAGGCCGCCTTCCACCGGCCGTTCATCGACGCCGCCAGCGCCGTGTTCATGAACGCAGACAAGATCGGCGACCCGCTGGCCTTCGCCGGCTCGCTGGTCGCCGCCGGAGCGACGCTTGTCGTCTGCACGCTGGGCGCGGACGGCGCGGTGGCTGTCGATGAGAACGGCGTCGAGCACCGCGTCGCCGCGGCGGCCGTGCCGCGCATCGTCGACACGAACGGCGCGGGCGACGCCTTCTTCGCCGGCTTCCTCGCGGCGAGCCTCGGCAGGCCGGACGATGTGCCTGCCGCACTCGCGGCGGGCGCCGAGCAGGCCGCGCGGGCCCTGGGCAGCACACACCTCAGCCCGCTGTTGGACGCGGCACTCGGCTAG
- a CDS encoding FAD-binding oxidoreductase, translating to MSAEQPERPEAVVVALIDALGSAVSTDAAALDALRTDKSGHRTTASPLALVTATTVEQVQQTLRIASAHGTPVVTRGAGTGLAGGAIGGRGEIVLSTLAMNQILEINAADELAVVQPGIINAELNAQLAPHGLWFTPDPASRAISTVGGNIATNAGGLLCAKYGVTRDSVLGLAVVLADGRLIRLGHRSVKGVTGLDLTALLVGSEGLLGVIVEATVRLRRVVTGPTPTIGAYFDSVRAAAEASAAVTAAGIRPAVMELLDGACLDAIGELLGLELSGAAYLLVQTDGPGAEAEAAALLELLQASGGRAEMTTEPSEAERLLEIRRAMHPAMERLGTTLIEDVSVPRSALPAMFDAIARIERRHGIRIPTIAHAGDGNLHPNFVYDAGADDEVPAHIWAAADEMFQAAIALGGTLTGEHGIGVLKRRWLRDELGDAQFELQRQIKSVFDPAGILNPGKVF from the coding sequence ATGTCTGCCGAACAGCCGGAGCGGCCGGAGGCCGTCGTCGTCGCCCTGATCGACGCGCTCGGCTCGGCGGTGTCGACGGATGCCGCAGCGCTCGACGCCCTGCGCACCGACAAGTCCGGCCACCGCACGACCGCATCGCCGCTTGCGCTCGTCACCGCGACCACCGTGGAGCAGGTGCAACAGACGCTGCGGATCGCGAGCGCGCACGGCACCCCCGTCGTCACCCGTGGCGCTGGAACCGGGCTGGCCGGGGGCGCCATCGGCGGCCGCGGCGAGATCGTGCTCTCCACCCTCGCCATGAACCAGATTCTTGAGATCAACGCCGCCGACGAACTGGCGGTCGTGCAACCGGGCATCATCAACGCCGAGCTCAACGCGCAGCTCGCTCCGCACGGCCTCTGGTTCACCCCCGACCCGGCCAGCCGCGCCATCTCGACCGTCGGAGGCAACATCGCCACGAACGCGGGCGGGCTGCTCTGCGCCAAGTACGGCGTCACCCGCGACTCGGTCCTCGGGCTCGCGGTGGTGCTGGCCGACGGCCGCCTGATCCGCCTCGGCCACCGCAGCGTCAAGGGCGTCACCGGCCTCGACCTCACCGCACTGTTGGTCGGTTCGGAGGGTCTGCTCGGCGTCATCGTCGAGGCCACCGTGCGCCTGCGCCGCGTGGTCACCGGCCCGACGCCCACGATCGGGGCGTACTTCGACAGCGTGCGCGCGGCGGCGGAGGCCTCGGCCGCGGTGACGGCCGCCGGCATCCGTCCCGCCGTGATGGAGCTGCTCGACGGCGCCTGCCTCGACGCGATCGGCGAGCTGCTCGGGCTCGAACTGAGCGGTGCCGCCTATCTCCTGGTGCAGACCGACGGCCCGGGTGCGGAGGCGGAGGCCGCTGCGCTGCTCGAGCTGCTGCAGGCCTCGGGCGGTCGGGCCGAGATGACGACGGAGCCGTCAGAGGCCGAGCGCCTGCTCGAGATCCGCCGCGCCATGCACCCGGCCATGGAGCGGCTCGGCACGACCCTGATCGAAGACGTCTCGGTGCCGCGGAGCGCGCTGCCCGCCATGTTCGACGCGATCGCGCGGATCGAGCGCCGCCACGGCATCCGGATCCCGACCATCGCCCACGCCGGCGACGGCAACCTGCACCCCAACTTCGTCTACGACGCCGGCGCCGATGACGAGGTGCCCGCGCACATCTGGGCGGCGGCCGACGAGATGTTCCAGGCCGCGATCGCGCTCGGCGGCACGCTCACCGGCGAGCACGGCATCGGGGTGTTGAAGCGCCGGTGGCTGCGCGACGAGCTCGGCGACGCACAGTTCGAGCTGCAGCGGCAGATCAAGAGCGTCTTCGACCCGGCCGGCATCCTGAACCCAGGCAAGGTCTTCTAA
- a CDS encoding carbohydrate ABC transporter permease yields the protein MTDTNIVAAKSRGRSLVLTTAIAAGAVLMVLPFYWLLIATTYDAKEIFSTPPHFLPGTAFVDNFVGLFRDTLFGRAMVNSVLVSATYTVLGLVVCTAAGYAFAKFRFRGQGFLFGAVLVTLALPSQVTLVPLFQIMVSLGWLDSYQALILPNLALPFGIFLMRQTMYAIPDEMIQAARIDGANEFRVFAGIVVPTIRPAIAALAIFLFLAQWNDFVYPLVVLRTPESYTVPVALASLQGIGTTDYGQLLMGTMLSMLPVLILFLFLQRHFVAGILAGAVKQ from the coding sequence ATGACGGACACCAATATCGTCGCGGCCAAGAGCCGCGGGCGCTCGCTCGTGCTGACCACGGCCATCGCCGCCGGCGCCGTTCTGATGGTGCTGCCGTTCTACTGGCTGCTGATCGCGACCACCTACGACGCGAAGGAGATCTTCTCCACGCCGCCGCACTTCCTGCCTGGAACGGCGTTCGTCGACAACTTCGTCGGGCTGTTCCGGGACACGCTGTTCGGGCGGGCCATGGTCAACTCCGTGCTCGTCTCTGCCACCTACACGGTGCTCGGGCTCGTCGTCTGCACCGCGGCCGGCTACGCCTTCGCGAAGTTCCGGTTCCGTGGCCAGGGCTTCCTGTTCGGCGCGGTGCTGGTGACCCTGGCGCTGCCGTCACAGGTGACGCTCGTTCCGTTGTTCCAGATCATGGTCTCGCTCGGCTGGCTCGACAGCTACCAGGCGCTGATACTGCCGAACCTCGCACTGCCATTCGGAATCTTCCTGATGCGGCAGACGATGTACGCAATCCCCGACGAGATGATCCAGGCCGCGCGCATCGACGGTGCCAACGAGTTCCGCGTTTTCGCGGGCATCGTGGTCCCGACGATCCGCCCCGCGATCGCGGCGCTGGCGATCTTCCTCTTCCTCGCGCAGTGGAACGACTTCGTCTACCCGCTCGTGGTGCTGCGCACCCCCGAGTCCTACACCGTGCCCGTTGCCCTGGCCTCGTTGCAGGGCATCGGAACCACCGACTACGGGCAACTGCTGATGGGCACCATGCTGTCGATGCTGCCCGTGCTCATCCTCTTCCTCTTTCTCCAACGTCACTTCGTCGCAGGCATTCTGGCCGGCGCCGTGAAGCAGTAA
- a CDS encoding DUF998 domain-containing protein: MSTVTRWNALRVRLASSATTTESLALGAGTVAFLVVALIALPVIGLNHVPIAGPGSLGQYVAIACSFAGFCAFIAGRYFSATAHQHDGTGPAVLAGVEGPLIGITVHRAPRILDVAALSFAHGVICLLLWTGAADLLEQSFQGAEVYAIPAMLLSGAAAAVSAYFSYLSAAGMNTMRLSGVLLVFLVVGALTSMLTSTDPDWWKMNLSALGMTDDISAMTFNLTLIVAGVIVTTIARYATASMMRVGEAVPRGVEVVRWGLVLIGICLTCVGIFPVDRFFAVHNTVATGMAVTFAVLVIGLPKFLPQMPKPFVTLGYVFLVVIATVAVFFAIGYYNLTAVELVAAVLIFSWIIVFLRTVSAGSSDAANADAATRRHLAGPVATEPVLREAAVVE, from the coding sequence ATGAGCACTGTGACCAGATGGAACGCCCTGCGGGTGCGGCTTGCTTCGAGTGCGACGACGACCGAATCGTTGGCGCTCGGCGCCGGCACGGTCGCGTTCCTGGTCGTGGCGCTGATCGCGCTGCCCGTGATCGGCCTGAACCACGTGCCGATCGCCGGGCCGGGCTCGCTCGGCCAGTACGTCGCGATCGCCTGTTCCTTCGCCGGGTTCTGCGCATTCATCGCCGGCCGCTACTTCTCCGCAACGGCGCACCAGCACGACGGCACCGGGCCGGCGGTCCTCGCGGGCGTCGAAGGCCCGCTGATCGGGATCACGGTGCACAGGGCGCCGCGGATCCTGGACGTCGCGGCGCTCTCCTTCGCGCACGGTGTGATCTGCCTGTTGCTCTGGACGGGGGCGGCCGATCTGCTCGAGCAGAGCTTCCAGGGCGCTGAGGTGTACGCGATCCCCGCCATGCTGCTCTCCGGCGCGGCCGCGGCCGTGAGCGCCTACTTCAGCTACCTCTCGGCCGCAGGCATGAACACGATGCGCCTCTCCGGTGTGCTCCTGGTGTTCCTCGTGGTCGGTGCCCTCACGAGCATGCTCACCTCGACGGACCCCGACTGGTGGAAGATGAACCTGAGCGCGCTGGGGATGACGGACGACATCTCGGCGATGACGTTCAACCTCACGCTCATCGTGGCCGGTGTCATCGTGACCACCATCGCCCGCTACGCGACTGCCAGCATGATGCGGGTCGGTGAAGCCGTGCCGCGTGGCGTCGAGGTGGTGCGCTGGGGGCTCGTCCTCATCGGCATCTGCCTCACCTGTGTCGGCATCTTCCCGGTCGACCGCTTCTTCGCCGTGCACAACACCGTCGCGACCGGCATGGCCGTGACGTTCGCGGTGCTCGTGATCGGGCTGCCCAAGTTCCTGCCTCAGATGCCCAAGCCCTTCGTCACGCTCGGCTACGTGTTCCTCGTCGTCATCGCCACCGTCGCGGTGTTCTTCGCCATCGGCTACTACAACCTGACCGCGGTCGAGCTCGTGGCCGCCGTGCTGATCTTCAGCTGGATCATCGTGTTCCTCCGCACCGTCTCTGCCGGGTCGAGCGATGCCGCGAACGCGGATGCCGCGACTCGGCGCCATCTCGCCGGACCGGTCGCCACGGAGCCCGTGCTGCGCGAAGCCGCGGTGGTCGAGTAA